From Saimiri boliviensis isolate mSaiBol1 chromosome 9, mSaiBol1.pri, whole genome shotgun sequence, a single genomic window includes:
- the DEFB124 gene encoding beta-defensin 124: MTQLLLLLVALLVLGHAPPGRSEFKRCWKGQGACRTYCTRQETYMHLCPDASLCCLSYALKPPPVPKPEYE; encoded by the exons ATGACACAGCTACTTCTGCTCCTTGTGGCTCTCCTGGTCCTGGGTCATGCGCCACCAG GGAGAAGTGAATTCAAACGGTGCTGGAAGGGCCAAGGGGCCTGCCGGACTTACTGCACAAGGCAAGAAACTTACATGCACCTGTGCCCAGATGCTTCCCTGTGCTGTCTCTCCTATGCATTGAAACCTCCACCTGTCCCCAAGCCTGAATATGAGTAG